The sequence GCCTTCCTTTTCTTCTGTTAAGGACAATATTTGCATGGCCGTTTATTCATTGCGTAAATCGGTGTTGGGACATGCGTTTGCGTGGGGAGTGACGTATGCGTCAGACCAGTGCATTCCAGAGGAGTGAGCGGAGCTGGCGGCAGTGAAATCCTACTGGTATATatttgctttccttttcttctgtgAAGGGCAATATCTGCACGACCGCTTATTCATCGCGTAAGTCGGCGTTCCGACATGCATTTGCGTGTGGAGTGACGTATGCGTCAGACCAGCGCATTCCTGAGAAGTGATGGGAGCTCGCTGCAGTGAAATTCTACTGGTCTATATGCCTACATTTTCTTGTACAGAGAAGTACACTTCTGAATCCTATGGTTACCGACTGCTGTGCCGCGCCGGTATTGGCGACACAAAACACATCAGGCGAGCCATCGCGGTcgcctcaataaaaaaaaaatgagtgaaaaaacaaaacaaaaaataataataacgaaaaGGTTCTAGTACGCGTTATCttaggttgattgattgattgaattttTCGTTCGCAATAAACATTTTTCAAAATGTATTGCATTGACGCATCTGAATCCCTAGCCAGAGGCTAGTTGGGAATTATTCAAGTACAAGCAAATAAATGAGCATGTCACTTACTTAAAGGATAAAtttataagaagaaaaaaatgaggatacccggaaaaaagaaactgagtCAAGAATAGAAAAATCCTGTTACATTTATATAAGCAACACATTCATATAAAATGTACATAATACGTTGAACACAAAGACAACATATATATTACAATTGAAAATAAGAACAAAAGAACGTTACAAAACAATGGAGTAAATTACGCATGTTGGTCAGCACAACATAGTTACTCGTCCCGAAAAATCACTTCTGTTTCTAGTACTTGGTTGTTCAAACACGAAAGAGGCAAAATATTACTTAGATAATGTGATTTCAAGGCCAAATGGAAGTTGTTACTCTGTTTTACTTCTACTGGCAGGCTATTCCAGACGACGACTCCATTAGTTATAATTTTTCTCTTACCGTATATAGGCATTTCTTGTTTGTTGAATGAGGTGTGTGTTTCTACTTTGTTAAGGCTTTCATAAACATAATATAATAAAGTGATGAATGTAATGTATAGTTGGTGTGAATACTAGCATGGACCATTCGTGCAGTTTCGTAGTCAAGAAGAGCGTTGAACGGCATGATGTTTAGCCTCCGGAAGAGTGGTAGTATATGTGCAGTGTAATCTGAAAAAGCCATAAAGCGTATACTTCATTTCTGAAGGGCTATAACCGGTTCTAAATATGTGCGATATGTGTGGTCCCAAGTAAGTATGCGGTAAGTTAAGTAACTGTGAAATGTGTTGAaataaaagaagtcgcagtttcgcccgaaaggcgaagcatcgattgcgacagcaaattagtagacagctatacaaagtaaggataataaagtatggggttttacgtgccaaaactactttctgattatgaggcacgccgcagtggaggactccgaaaatttcgaccgcgtggggttctttaacgcgcacctaaatctaagtacacgggtgttttcgcatttcgcctccatcgaagtgcggccgccgtggccgggattcgatcccgggacttcgtgctcggcagccgaacaccatagccactgagcaaccacggcgggtcccaaagtaaggatattagttttatcacCGGTATAAGTTCGAACATTCGCTTACGAATGAAATTAGCAAGCGTGGTGTCATTAGCgagcacaagcaagcatgaacgcatctcattcgatgaccgcgaaactcgctgtcaaaacgctgcagtgaggaagcgcagcagcagcatgcAGCGAGGCAATTGACCTTAttgctgccgctcgcatcaacgcgaacttaAGTCATGAAAACACAGCGTAGCGAAGACTCTGTGTCCGTCATAGATGGCTTTGAAGATACAGCGGCCCCGGCCGCCCGGAGCAAGatgcctcccccccaccccccacctaCCTTTGCCTCGAAGCCCTCCCCGCGACGAAAGGCGGCCAGCTTCCTGCCCTCTTTCCTCCGTTGGCTGTGCGAGATTGAGCCTCGATCACCAGCTCACTGTGcatgctttcattcgcacatgccGCATACGGCACGCAgcaacgattttatcgcccttggactttatggaACCTCGCGGCGACGCCGACACccacggcagaaatgcacctggagtgtccatataattgatatcgcaatattAATCCGCATCTTTTGTTAGTAGAATATGTCGCGGCATATATGTATAAGAGAAAGCAAGCTATATAAAGTTTGTTGCAGACTTCGTGGACGTGAAGTTTCCAGTTGAAAGATTCGTCAAGTAAGACGCTTAGGTATTTTATGGACGTAACGCGTTCAGACGTTCAACAGCTGGTTTGTTTAGTGTTAGTGTACATGAATGTTACTCCAGAGTTTTTCCCAGTGAACTAAATACAATATGCTTGATTTTGTTCTATATTTAACGTTGGTTTGTTCGAAGAGGACTATTTATGGAGGTATTTTATGGACGTAACGCGTTCACAAGTTCAACAGCTGGTTTGTTAGTGTTAGTGTACATGAATGTTACTCCAGAGTTTTGCGCGGTAAGCTATATACCATAtgcttgattttttttctgtatttaacGTTGATTTGTTCGAAGAGAACCATTTATGAAGGTCTTTGAGCTCAGAGTTGGTATGAGTGAAAGTTTGGTCCGGCAATCTTGGGCGCATAGGAGAGCGGTGTCGTCAGCTTGCATAAATATGGAAAATACTTTTACCGCGCGGGGAAGGCCTTTCATGTATGGTGAGAAGAATATTGGTCCAATAACTAAGCCTTGGTGTATACCTGTAGTTAATTCATGAAGTTCGCACAGGGTACCGCCTATTTCCACTGTCTGTGTACCTCTAAACAGGTAGTTTCTAAAAGAAATCAAGGCACATTCAACGAAAGCGCTAACATTCTAATTTGTTTATTCATATGATATGGTCAACATTATCAAAGTCTTTTTTATGTCGAGAAATATACCTACTTTTTATTGTAACTTAAATGAAAATAATAAGCTCAGGTAAGGACTAAACAGCTGTATCCGTTGACCTACGATTTCTAAACCCATGCTGGCAGGGCGTAAGGATATTTTCATGTCCTAGGAAAGACATTATTCGTTTAACTATTAGTTTTTCAAACAGAATATTCATAGAACATAGAACGGAGATATGACTGTACATTTCTGGGATGCTTTGATCGCCATTCTTGTAGTTGGCGATTAGTTTTGCTAGCCCAAGGAGGTACGCCAAATAGGCCTATAAATTGAAAGGCTAAAAATTTTGTCTAAGAGGGCACAAAGGCTATCGACACACTCCTTGATCCCTAAGGAAGGTATGTTGTCACATCAAACTGAAAATCGGACTGGCATAGCACTAACTACTGCTAGGTTTTACGATGTGTTTATTTATGCAAGTCATCCCACCTTGCTTTTGAGCTATAAGCCGGATCCCTCGTGGTTGGTAAACCTTTACCCAGCTTATACTTGCTCTCCGTGCAAAGCAACGTCCTCTCAGTACGTTTCCTGCCCCGGCGTTAGTTGAATCAACACCACTGTGTACGTGGCAACGGCTCCGACGATGGTCAGAATAAAGGATCGATCCACTTCGAACAGACCCCAGCCGGTCAGCGTAAACTTGGACGAGTTGATGTTGGATTCGAGCAAGGTGACCTGCTGGCACAGCTGCCAGTCTTCAGTGGCAACAGAGGTACGCAGCCGAAACGTCTCTTCTTCGATCTCCTTGTATTCCTTGTCCACTTGAGCCAGCGAGAAAGATAGGATCATGAAGAAAGACACCGAGTAGATGACCTCTATGAAGAACGACATAACGTTCGCCAGGGTGAAGGAAGCGATGCCGTTAATGAGCGTGCGAATGGGGAGGACTATGTTGACTAGCAGGTCTACGAACCAGAGAAGGACCACGGGAGCGAAAAGTGAGTCGAGTCGTCGTTCCACATCTATCAGCCTGGTGCACATGGTCCGGACCTTCTCGAACTTGGCGACGTCCAGAGGTCCGCTGTCCAGCACTGCCCTCACGGAAGCCCTAAAGATGAGCATCTGTGCACGAAGGTAATCGCAAAGGTAGATGTAGTTGGTCATCAGCACCGGAGAGCCGGTGACGAGGACGTTATAAGAGTCCCACTCGATCAGCCCAATCAGGATGGCGGGGCCGTTGGGTATGCCAGCGCTGGCGAGGTCTATGCCGTAGAAGCACTTGTCGAAGTACTTCTGCGCGGGTACGAGTACGAAGAAGAGGACTGTCATGGCAATCAAGAGGCAGCTGTAGCAGACTATGGAGAAGCGGAGGTATCGGCGCTTGGAGGCGGCTCTCTCGAGAAATTTGGTCGGCTGGACTCCCTCAAATTGCGTCAGCTCGTCGGTGATACCGCTTAACTCGCTCGCCTTGACGACGAAGTAAGTTGTGGTGATGGTAGAGACGAGGGACCGAACCGTGTAGGTCAGTGTTTCGATGATGTACGACAGCGAACTGGTGCGTATGCTGCCGGCTATGGCGTTGGACACTATGTGGATGCTGTAGATGTACATGAACGTGAGCTTTAGGATGACCCACGGGGACGGGTCTGACTTCTTTGCAGCTTTTCCCTTCCATTCACGCTCGGGTTTCAGTGAAGCCGCCTTTTCTTGGAAAGGCAGAACTGTGGCCTCGGCGGGGAAGATGTCCCTCCTGTACATCCTAAGGGATTGCAAGAGCGTGAATGTAACCGTCCTTTATCACAATTATCAAGCGGCTCTTTTCACAACGAAACAAAACTACATTAAACAAAAGAGAgataatttattcacagaaaAGGCAAAGTGATCGGCCCGCTTGATACTCTGCGGTGGGAAGGAGGAAACGACGGATATATGGCACTGTGAACTGCTTGCGGCGGTATTAAAAACAATACCACTGCATAGCGGCTTCGTCAAGTATTGCATGGAAACCGGAAATGAACGAGTGGGCAGTAGCGTAAAAATTGTGCATGCTGTGTGGAAGTTCACTACcatacagagagaaagaaagaaagaaagaaacagctttATTACTTAATGCAATGACGTCCCTCAGGGCTCGATGCTTGGCTCCCTTCTATTTCTTATAGTGCGCACCAGCAAAGATCTAGTTGTACGTAGAGTGTAGACTGTACAATTTATTCGGAAGTAGTAAAGCCTGTTGACAAAGAGCAGTTAAATGAAGCATTCCAAAAGTTATTTCGTGGTGTAAAGCCTGGCCAAATGACTAtcaatggggaaaaaaaaagctgtctttatgtccactgcacgcAAGAGATATCCCCTAATGTTCCTGTATCGTACCTGTAGTGTATTGCTTTCAGAGATCATGCAATACAAATATTTAAGTCTCTAGAAAACTAATGATCTCAGACAGACTAAACATATTGACACAGTAGCAGCAAATGCTAATTGTAAACTATTTTTTCTTCGAAGAGGGCTTAAACTTTCTACTCCCGCCGTGAAACTTCCTGCCTATACATCTGTAATTCTTCCTACGTTAGACTACGCTTGTATAATCTGGGACCCATGCACTAAAATTAACATAGATAAACTTGAATGAGTCCAaaagaaagctgttcgctttattCATAATAATTTCGGACATACCTCAATGACACGATTATTCGAAAGATGTAAACGTGAACCCTTACCGCAAAGAAATCGCAAGCCCCGCCTAAAATTACTATAGCAATTAATTAAAGGACACTATAAAAGTGACATCACAAAAGAACATCTCATTTTCTTTCGGATACGCCACAAGCAAAGACACCAGCTGACTATAACCCCTTTTCGAACCAAAAGCgactgtttcaaatattctttttttccgtgTACTGTCAATGGTCGGAACGATCTAAAAGACCTTAAGATCCTGCGTCCTACAATAAGATTATTTGTGGCGCATTTAGCCTAATGAATGCTCGTTTCCGTTTTGTACGTCCCACTGAAGTTTGTTTCATTTGTGttatttaattttctttattttacttgcTGAAATCTGTATACTTATATTGTAATGTGCTATATGTAACCTATCTTAACCTCGCTAAATATTGCAGTAGAAAATTGcagcataaaaataaataagtaaataagtagataaataaataactaaataaataaataagtaaataaatgtaATGAAGGATAGCGCGCGTTCGTTTAAAGCATATTAAAGTTTGAAAACTGTTGTGTACAGTATTACGCACACATATATTCGGAACGTCTTCTAGATAGTGTCATCTTATTATGCAGTGAGTCATTACAGGCGGCACAGAAAACCGGTTCACAGTTTCACACTTTTTAAAGAGCAACATGCAACAGTCAGATTACAGCGGTTAAAAGAATATGAAGCGCATAGTAAGATACGGCTGGTGCTAACCTGCACTCTTGTTCGCCTTTTGGTGGCAGCGCACGTAGAGGCCTCAGCATGGACTGAACGCCGACTCAATAAGGACTGACAAGTAGGAACTTCGTAGAAGATCTGCAAAGTCCTTACACTTGGTGGCAGTAGCTCTGTCTACCGTTCCAACATATACAAATCACGCATAACAGCTCGATACGAAAAACAGATCGATGCACTGCCTCGACTGATTCGCGAATCCTACCTACATAATATGTTTGGGATTACCATGGCAAATTGTCGGACGAGCTTAAGCCGAATTCGTTCGCGCTCATGGTACAAGTGATAACACGCGAAAGGCGTGGTCAAATGTCAACATATGTGCCAAGGGTATGTTCGTGAAACGCGTGTCCGCAGAAGGAAATGGCTCGATGTTGTCGACGGAATCGGGCAGTCGTATGACCATTAGCGCCGTTTCCTTTGCTGCTCCACATATGTAGCCGGCAGCAAAGTTCGCGCCACACCCAGTCAAAGGCAGCATCCCTGACCTTGACTCTGGTCGAATTCGAAGGAGCGAAGACCACAAATGACAGCATGTAAATGAACAAGGCGGAGTCAAGATGGTGCCGCAAATAAAAGCACACGTGGACGACGCGATCACTGAAGGTGACTTACTTGATTGGTGGTCGGTGTGCTTTGCTTCACATCGCATTCGCACTTGCAACTTCGTGCAGTCTTCGCACGCCTGGAAGCTATTGTGCGAGCGACTCCCAGCCCTGACTTGCCATTTCGACGAATATGCTCGACTCAAAAGCTCGCATCATGCAAGGCTTCGATTCCCGACACATGTTCGCGCCGAATCTCTATATGCGCACCTTGGAATCGGGGCCCGTAGGATTTCTGCAGAAGGTCGCGTTCCTAAAATGGCCGATCCTGTTTCTTGCGTACGCCTATACATTCCACACGCTAATCAACGTCGGCCTGACCTTCATGCGCATTCACAACATGATGAAGGTGCTCGACATCGCCAGCTTTGTCACGAGGTCCTTCTTCGCGGCTGTAAATCTTCAGCTGGCCTTCGAGATCAGCACGCCATCAAAGAGGCTCCTGCAGCGTTTGTCGATTGCAGACAGCGGTGACGCTCGCTCGCGATGCTGCACTTGGGCCTGGCTCCTCAAAGCATTCGTGCTCGGCTATTTCGTTCTCGAGATAGCTCTTTCCACTGACTTTGTGCTGAACAGCAACATCAGCGAGTACTGCAGTGATTTCCTCTATGGAACGAACTTAACCACGACAAACCTGACTATCGACGGTGTAACAGCGGCCGCGTTCTTCAACCTCGCCGTCTTCGACGTCCTCAGCGTCGTACCGGGACTCCTGATGGCTGACTACGTCACGGCAAGCCTAAAGGTCAAAGAGCGCATACGTAACTTCAAAGACGTCATCTCGAGGAACGTGAAGAAAGGGCTGACCCAAAGCCAGGATGTGAAGCGCTATCAGGATATGTCCTACGACGTCTGGAAGGACATGAAGCGCATAGACAGCATCTACAGCACGCTCGTCTTTCTCTGGTTCTTGGACATCATCATCAATTTGGTTCTGTCTGTGAGGAGTCTCGCCAAAGGCGTAAGCTCTCGACAGTCTGCCCTGGACTCGACGTACTACGTGGTCCTCTTTCTGATCCTGTCCTTGAGCGCTTCGAGCGTAGACACTGAAGCCAAAGAGCTCCTTCAGGAAGCCAAGCAACTGCGCTCAACTATCAGCGGGAATGACTGGCAGTCCAGTGGCCAAGTGCTTCTACTGGAGAATGGCCTGCAATCCTCGCGACTCGTCCTCACAAGCGGTCACTTCTGCGTCATAGACAGACCGTTCATACTGGGAGTCATAGGAGCCATCGCAACGTACACCATCTTGCTCGTACAGCTCACGCCGGCAGGCCCTTGAGCGACAACTTGAGGGgaagtcagtgtgacgtcacattCTGCAAAAAATCTCACGCTGGAAATGATAGTGGATTCAAATGAACCCAAGCACGAACCTTGGTTGCAGCCTATTATGTAGCATTCCGTTGTCTGCATGTCCAGTGGCAACGAGCGCCGTCTTCTCACACTTTGCCCGGCGTGTGTGACTTCCAATCTGCGTGTATCCTTCGAAAGCTTCGGCAAGGCAAGCGCTGCGATGTCCTTGCAAGGACAACGCTGAAATTTACGGAAAGATTGGAAAGCACTGTACCGATATTCATATTGATTCATTATTGTACCGACCGTGATCATatgagagatagaaagaaaatgaagaaagctTCGACCGCCTACAGTTCTTTTTTGGCAAATATCGCCTGCATATGCTAAGTCATGCCATTTTCTGTCGAGATATTCGACTCTCTTGCGTAAAACTATGTATAAGTGTTGACGAATTAGTAGAAGTACGAGAACTGATTGGAAACCAGGCTGCGTAGTCATGCTCTGTTATTCCATTGTGTTTTTTGttcctcttatttttcttccagAAATAAATTTGTGAAGCTGAATATTGTTCATCTGGGTGCTTGTTTCGGCAAACCAGTCTTCGTGAAAGCAGTAAAAGCGTGCGTGTTTGAATGGGAGATTCAGTGAGTAAATTTGTGATGAGTACGTTGATTGCGATTATTGGCAACAATTATAATTGACAGAACACAGTTGACAGAAAAGAAATGTGGGGTTTAAtgtcccgaaactgcacagtgtGTTTTTGTTATGAAGGAtactgtagtggagggctccggattaacttggaccacctgggattctttaacgtgcaccccatGCACGTGACACACGGGACACAATAAATCTAATGTTTTTTGCTTAGAAACAATCCTCAGACGTTCTGTAAACAGAAGAACAAGTCATCGTCAATAATCTTAAGAGAAGTCGGTGGAGAACTTATAAGCTGTCTTATTCATATCGGTAAGACGACCGTTACTAAGTGCACGTGCTAATAACAGTGAAATGTGTGCGAGAAAGGTtggcttcctttcttttcttttgtaaagGTTTCAACGTTTTCGTGAAGCAGCTTCTTGCAGGTGTGCTCACACATAGGTATGGGAAAATTTCTCGAAAGATTGCCCATGTTCCTCGCAGTGATGATCGACTGCACGCTTGAACCGGCAGTTCGTTCGGGGCAGCTAGCAACATCAACATGAAGTGAGAAACAAAACAAAGGATCGTGCATTGATCAAATTCACCATTGCTGAGAGGTCAGACTTCAGCTAATTAACGCTTCATTCGCCCTTCCGACGAGCGATTATTTTCGCGATACCGACGACGTCGTTCATAAAATATTCAACGTCGATCGTTCTCGGTTGTCAAGGACAGTCTTCGAGCACGAGCCTATCCAGTGCGAGTGGAAACAAATGGCTGTTTTTAATTGTCATCAGGGAACAGTGTAGCTTGAGAAGCGATCAATACTGCGTGGAAAGACGAGGCCAGGCGACAGCGACAACCAGTCTTCTGGACATCCCGTCGTCGAGAAGCTCCCGCATAACAATGCTGAGACGCATTAAGGTTGGGGACGACGCTTTCTGGAGCCCTTCTATCTCCATCATCGTAAGCATATACTCCTGCTATATCGGTGCACGCACACAGAACCGCACGCTAGGTGCTCTTAGTCTTGCAGCCCGCAGGGGTGAATCAGTGACCGTGACGTTCCTGCGCTAAATACGAGTTCGTGGATCCGACACCCGGTAGCGAGGGCCACGTTCCCATAAGGACGGAATGCGAGAACGACTCGTGTagttaggtttaggtgcacgttacctcCACCCACCCTTTCCCCCTCCCCATGTTATGGACGAGCGGGGTTCGTCCGCGCGTTTTTGGTCAGAAAAGGTCAAGGAAAGGACGAGCTCAGCTATCGACGATAcacttctcattttcttttataGTACTGTCAAGCTTCACTTTTTGCAACACCTGGTACATATTCTGTATAAATAAACGCTTAAAATATTGTCTACATTGCCTGTCTTACTGGgattccaaagcaaaaaaaaaaagttgttccaTTTTCAGTCAGAATATAGTGTGACACGGAATGAAGgggtaaagaacctcaggtagttTAAATTGAGCCACAGCTCCACACTGCGGCGTATCTTTGTTGACCATTTCTCTTGGAACATGTACTGCCTTCCGACGCTAACCCTCGATTTAAACTATTACCCTTTGCGAGGTTTCACTATATCAAATTAATTGGTTTAATTtctcgaagaaacacagtgacTATGAAGGATGCCGTAGTCAGGATTTCCAGACGAATTACGACCAGCTCGGgtgtttaatgtgcacctaaatataagtacacaagtACTTTTGCATTCGGCATTTGTAGGAACACGGCCTCCATGGTCCggaatcgaacccaggacctTGAGCTCAGGAGACGAAAGCGATATCCACTGAGCCACCGCTGCGGAATGCGAGGTTTCACCGACCAGCAAAAGTCGCCGTAGTGAAAAGCGGTGCCGGCTTACAGACAACGCGGATTTAATTGTTTTGCGCTCGGCGGTCTAT comes from Dermacentor andersoni chromosome 9, qqDerAnde1_hic_scaffold, whole genome shotgun sequence and encodes:
- the LOC126527110 gene encoding uncharacterized protein, producing the protein MYRRDIFPAEATVLPFQEKAASLKPEREWKGKAAKKSDPSPWVILKLTFMYIYSIHIVSNAIAGSIRTSSLSYIIETLTYTVRSLVSTITTTYFVVKASELSGITDELTQFEGVQPTKFLERAASKRRYLRFSIVCYSCLLIAMTVLFFVLVPAQKYFDKCFYGIDLASAGIPNGPAILIGLIEWDSYNVLVTGSPVLMTNYIYLCDYLRAQMLIFRASVRAVLDSGPLDVAKFEKVRTMCTRLIDVERRLDSLFAPVVLLWFVDLLVNIVLPIRTLINGIASFTLANVMSFFIEVIYSVSFFMILSFSLAQVDKEYKEIEEETFRLRTSVATEDWQLCQQVTLLESNINSSKFTLTGWGLFEVDRSFILTIVGAVATYTVVLIQLTPGQETY